DNA from Desulfuromonas sp. AOP6:
GAAAAAGAGCAGGAGGTATTTGAGGGAGCGCAGCAGCGTATCGAGCCAGCGCCAGGGCTTGAAGGTGCGGCCGAAAAGATGGCGGCCCAGCTTCCAGGCTCCTTCCGACAGCGTCCCCACCGGGCAAAGCCAGGAGCAGAAGGACTTCTTGGCCAGCAGACTCATGACCAAGAAGGTCAAAAAGAGCACGAGGGCCGCCGGATGCACGTCGTGGACAAAACCGTTGACCAGCCAGTGCTTGAGGCTGACCAAGGCGCCGATGGGCAGAAATCCTTCCACTCCAGGCGGCCTGGAAACATAGGGAGCGGCGCCGCCTGACTCAAAGTGGCGCACAAAGAGGCCGAAGCGAACGCCGATAAAGACAATCCAGGCCAGAAATCCCCATTGCACCAAAGCGCGCCAGAAAGAGGTTTTTTGCCTTATCTCGATCCAGTTCATCCCCTGTCTCCCTTATCTCTCAAACAAAAATAGAAAGACGGTAGCCCAGGGATGGGACCATTTCTTTGACCTGGGTCATTTTTAAACTGCCGATAGGCACTTTTGCGGGATTGCACAGAGAACATACGGATTTATAGCGGCCACCAGGAAGAGAGCCCTAGGATGGTCAGGTAACGCAGCCCCTTGCCGATGGCCACCAGCAGCAGAAACAGCCAGACGCGCACCTTCATGACGCCGGCCACCAGGGTCAGAGCGTCCCCCACCACCGGCAGCCAGGCCAGCAGCAACACCCAGAAACCATAGTGCTGAAACCAGCGCTGGCCCTTGTCGATCTGCTCGCCGCTGAAATAGAACCAGCGGCGGTCACGGTAGTGCAGGAGCCAGCGCCCCAGCCCATAGTTGGCGAAGGAACCCAGGGTATTGCCCAGGGTCGCCGTCGCCAGTAGCACAAAGGGCGGATAGCCTTCGCGCAGCAGAGCGAAGAGGATCACCTCAGAGGAAAAAGGCAGAATGGTCGCCGCCAGAAAAGAGGCGGCAAAGAGCATCAGGCAGGACAGGACCATGGCGTCAGTCAGTCACTCAGGCAGAAAGATGGAGCAGACCTCAAAAAAGTACCCCCGGACAACCCAGTCCGGGGGCGGTAAATAAAGGATTCATCGCCCTAGCGTTTGGCGATGATCCAGACGGCATGCACGATGCCGGGGATATAGCCGAGCAGGGTCAGCAGGATATTGATCCAGAATTGGGCCCCGATGCCCACCTGCAGAAAGACCCCGAGGGGAGGCAGCAGAATCGCGATGAGAATGCGTACGAGATCCATGGAAAGTGTCCTTTCTTGTTTGCGGGTTTTTGACTGTTTTTGTCCGTCAGGACATATCTCAGTGCGGCTTGAGACCTTCTTTCTCCATCAGGTCGACGCCATAATCGATGGCCACAGCGTAGGAGATATTGGTGTTCGTTTCCACTGTATTTCGCCCGTCCGTATACTCCTTGGAGGCTTCCTGGGGATCAAAGCGGCCATTGATGATACCGATGACCAGACCGTCTTCTACACTTACCAGAGGACCGCCCCGATCACCATGATGGATCATGCTGTCGAAAAGAAGAAGCCGCGTCTGATTGTTGGAGAGCACCTTGCCGCTCACCACAGCGTTCATCGCTACCAGGGTATGCAGGGATTGGTGACCGAAGGCGAATCCCAGGGCCATGACACTGTTGCCAGTCATGGTGCTCATCGCCGTCCCGATAAAATGATCAGGCATGCGGATGCCGATGTCTTGGTCCATTTTCAGCAGGGCGAGGTCTCGCTCGTGGCTTCGCCGAACAACCTTTACCGGGATGGAGGTCACCGTCTCCTGGTTGATGGAAACGAACTCGCTGCCCGAATCACCAGGGACCACCATCAGTTGTCCTTCCTCGGGCAGAATGTGGGAAACCGACAGAAGATAACCATCTTCATGAACCAGAAAGGCCGTGCCAAGAAACTGCACATTTTCCCCCTGGCGCCGAAAGATCATCATGCAGCCGCCGCTGAATTTCTGGAACACATTGCCGAGCATATAACCCCCTCTCCATCCATCTATTAATTGGATAACTGCTGACACTGCCCTTTTCCCGTCCCTTCAGCCCTACCAGAAGCGTCGCCGGCCAAAGGTAGGCAGCTTGGCCGTTGGCCTGGTCCTGAACTCCCGCGTTCGCGCCCCATCAATGGACAGTTCGAACGATTGGCCTTCCTTGTATTCGGCAAGACCTTTGTGCAGGGCCACACACATGCCCAGCAGGATAACGGAAAAGGGGAGCCCGGTGGCAATGGCCGCCGTCTGCAGAGCCACCAGACCGCCACCGAAGAGGAGCACCGCCGCCACCACGCCTTCGAGGATCGCCCAGAATACACGCTGCATGAGCGGCGGTTCAGGATTGCCTCCCGCCGTGATGATATCGATCACCAGGGAGCCTGAATCGGAGGAGGTGACAAAAAAGGTGATGACAACGACGATGGCCAGCATGGAAGTCACCGACTGCAAGGGATAGTGTTCCAACAGCTTAAAGAGGGAGACCGGTACATTCTCCTGGACCGCCTTTCCGATATCGCCCGCGCCGAACATCTCGATATTGATGGCGCTGTTGCCGAAGACTGTGATCCAGATAAAAGTGATGAAAGTCGGTATCAGCAGAACTCCCTTGATGAACTCACCTACGGTCCGGCCGTAGGAAACCCGCGCGATGAACATGCCGACAAAAGGCGACCAGGAAATCCACCAGCCCCAGTAGAAAATCGTCCAGGCCTGCTGCCAGTCCGTCGCCTCATAGGTTTCGTTCCAGGTGGCCAATTGGGGCAGATTCTGCAGATAGAACCCGATATTCTCCATCAGCGCTTTCATGATGAACAAGGTCGGACCCAGCAGCAGGACAAAGAGCATCAGACCACCGGCGAGATAGACGTTAATCTCGCTGAGCAGCTTGATGCCGCTATTGATGCCGCGCACAACGGACCAGGTAGCTACGGCGGTGATGCCGGCAATGAGCATCACCTGCACCGTGACGGACTGGGGAATGCCGAAGAGATGATTGAGGCCGGCGTTGACCTGCTGGACTCCCAGGCCGAGGGAGGTGGCGACACCGAACAGGGTCGCCACGGTGGCCATGATATCGATGATATTGCCGATCGGTCCGTAGATGCGCTCCCCGAAGAGAGGGTAGAAGACCGAACGGATCGACAGGGGCAGCCCCTTATTGAAGGCGAAAAAGGCCAGAGACAGGCCGACAATGGAGTAAATGGCCCAGGGATGGAGCCCCCAGTGGAGAAAGGTCAGGTCCATACCGACCCGGGCCGCCTCGGCCGTCCCCGGTTCCACCAGGGGCGAGGCGATGAAATGGAACATCGGTTCGGCCACCCCGTAAAAGAGCAGACCGATCCCCATCCCGGCAGAAAAGAGCATGGAAAACCAGCCCAGGGTAGTGAACTCGGGAACCGCCTCGGCCCCTCCGAGGCGAATGCCGGAGAAGCGCCCAAGGAGCAGAGAGACGACATAGACCAGGATGATGTTCATGGTCCAGACAAAAAACCAGCCGGCATAGGTGCCGATGAAGGACTGCAGACTGGCAAAAAAGTCGTCCACGTTGGCCCCAAAAATGAGAGTCAGGGCGACAAAAAGCACGATCAGCCCGGCCGAGGTGAAAAACACCCACGGGTGAACATCCAGGTGAAACCAGCCTTTTTCCTCCCCTTTTTCGTCCATGACGGAACCTCCCGGTCTCAAGATTTATCGCGCTTCATCAGCCCAGTTTTGCCGAGAAAGTCTAACAAAGCTGGTGGGTTTTGCAAGACTTTGAATCTTTTGACCCCTATGGGAGGCCTGACCGAATACCCTCCCGGGGCAAATCTTTCCTCTCGGTAAAGGTCAAAAAAAAAGCCCTGGTATCCTTTCAAAAATACCAGGGCTTTGCACAAACTGATGCGATAGGGGGCTATACGCTAAAACGCCCCGCCGCCCAGCACTTTGTAAAGGGAGACCAAGTTCTCCAGGCGCGCCAGCCGAACGGCAACCAGGCCCTGGCGGGCGCCGTACAAGGAGCGCTGGGAGTCGAGCAGGCTGAGGAAACTGTCCACGCCCCGCGTATAACGCAGCTCGGAAAGGTTGTAAGTGGCCGCCGTCGCCTCGACCAGGGCCTGCTGGGCCTGCAGTTGATCGACGATCGTTTCCTGCCGGACGAGGGCGTCGGCCACCTCGCGGAAAGCCCCCTGGATGGCCCCCTCGTAGCGGGCCAGGGAGATCTCCCGGTCGACCTTGGAGACCTGCAGGCGCGCCCGCAGGCTGCCCGCCGTGAAGATGGGCAGATCCAGCCGGGGCGAGAAGGCCCAGGCCCGGGAGGCGTCGTCGAAGAGGGTAGAGAGCTCCGAGCTGCCAAAGCCGGCCGAGGCCGTCAAGGCGATGCGCGGGAAGAAGGCGGCCCGGGCCGCACCGATATTGGCGTAAGCGGCTTTGAGCTGGTATTCGGCTGCCAGGATATCCGGGCGCTGCTGCAGCACCTCCGAAGGGACACCGGCGGGGATCTCCGTCACGGCCGCCAGTTCCGTCACCGGCGCCGCGGGCAGCAGGTCAGGCGGAAATTCCTGTCCCACCAGCTGGCGCAGGGCGTTCTCCCCCTCGGCCACGAGGCTGTCGTAACGGGCCCTATCCACCCGCGCCGCCTCAACGCTGGTCTGGGCCTGGCGCAGGTCGAGCTCGGAAGCGACTCCGGCGTCATAGCGCCGCTGGGTCAGCGCCAGAGTCTCCCGGTAGCTGGCCAGGGTCTCTTCGGCCAATTGCCGGCGTTCCCGGTCGGCGGCCAGAACCAGGTAGGCCCTCGCCACCTCCGAGACCAGAGCCAGGCGGGCGCTGCGATAGGCTTCTTCGCTGGCCAGATAGGTCTGAAGCGCCTGCTTTTTCAGGCTGCGTAAGCGCCCGAAAAAGTCGATCTCCCAGGCCGTCGTCGCCAGGGACACATTGTACTGCTCCAGATGGATAACGCGCCCAAAGCCTGACGTATCGGGGACCCGCTGGCGGTTGTAGCCGGCCCCGGCCTGCAGGCCAGGGAAGAGCTCGGAACGCTGGATGCGGTATTGGGCGCGGGTCCGCTCAATGGTCAAAGCCGTCACCCGCAGGTCGCGATTGCTTTCCAGGGCCAGCCTGATGAGTTCCTTGAGGTTTCCATCCACAAAAAAGTCCTGCCAGGACATGGCTGCATAAGCAGGTGCCGCCGGATCTTTATCCCCTTCCAGGTTGGCGTCAGCGGCCCAGGATGTCGGCACAGGAGCCTCCGGCCGGCTGTAATGAGGCGCCAGCGTACAGCCGCTTAGCAGCAAAACAGTCAATAGCAGGCAGATTGCCATTCTATGCATATCAGTGGCCCTCCTTGGTCGGTGCAGGCTTGGCCTTGAAAAGTCGGCGGATGGTGACGAAAAAGACCGGTACGAAGAATATCGCCAGCACCGTGGCGGTGACCATGGCGCCGTTGACGGCGGTCCCCATGGCGTTCTGGGCACCCGAGCCCGCCCCCGTGTTGAGGGCCAGCGGGAGCACGCCGAAGAAGAAGGCCAGCGAGGTCATCAGGATGGGACGCAGGCGCAAGCGGACAGCTTCCAGGGTCGCCTCGACCAGGCCCATGCCGCGTTCCATTTCTTCTTTGGCAAACTCGACGATGAGGATGGCATTCTTCGACGACAGGCCGATTGTGGTCAAAATGGCGATCTGGAAATACACGTCATTGGAGTAACCGCGGGAGGTCGCCGCCACGACGGCGCCAATGATCCCCAGGGGCACAACCAGCATGACCGAAAAGGGAACCGCCCAACTCTCGTAGAGAGCCGCCAGACAGAGAAAGACCACCAGCAGGGAGATGGCGTAGAGGGCCGGAGCCTGGGCGCCGGCCAGTCTTTCCTCGTAGGACAGGCCAGTCCATTCGTAGCCGATACCCGGGGGCAGCTGCGCCGCCAGCGCTTCCATCTGGGACATGGCTTCTCCCGAGCTCACGCCGGGAGCCGCCTGCCCCATGATCTGTATGGAGGGCATCCCGTTGTAACGCTCCAGGCGCGGGGAACCATACTGCCAATGGGCCGTGGAAAAGGCCGAGAAGGGCACCATCTCGCCGCGATTGTTGCGGGCGTACCAGCTACCGATATCCTCGGGAAGCATGCGATACTGGGGGGCCCCCTGAACGTAGACCCTTTTGACCCGGCCATTCTGGATAAAGTCATTGACATAGCTGCTCCCCCAGGCCGTGGCCAGCAGGCTGTTGATCTGGGCCAGGGGGATCCCCAGGGCTCCGGCGCGCACGTCATCAACATCCAGCTTATACTGGGGTGTATCGTCCTGGCCGTTGGGGCGCACCGCCACCAGGTTGGGACTCTGCATTGCCATGCCCAGCAGCTGGTTGCGGGCCGCCATGAGCTTTTCGTGGCCGAGACCGCCGCGGTCCTGCAGCTGAAAGTCGAAGCCGTTGGCGTTGCCCAGTTCCATTACCGCCGGCGGCACGAAGGCAAAGACCATGGCATCTTTGATCTGGCTGAAGGCGCCCATGGCCCGCCCGGCAATCGCCGGAGCCTTAAGGGCAGGATCCTGGCGAAGCTCCCAGTCTTTCAGGCGGATAAAGGCGATCCCCATATTCTGGCCGCGTCCGGCGAAACTGAAACCGGCCACGGTCATGAGGGAATCAATCGCTTCTCCCTCTTTTTCAAGAAAATGATGCTCCACCTGCTTGATCACTTCCATGGTTCTGGCCTGGGTGGCTCCCGCCGGCAGCTGCAGCTGCACCATGATGATGCCCTGGTCTTCCTCCGGCAAAAAGGCCGTGGGCATACGCAGAAAGAGCCAGGCCATGACCACGACGATGAGCCCGTAGATCACCATGAAACGTCCGGTGCGCCTCAGCATGCGGCCGACGAGGGACTGATACATATTATTGCTGCGGTCGAACCATTTGTTGAACCAGCGGAAGAAACCCTTGAACCAGCCGCTGTCCGCCGCCACATGCCCCTTGGCCACCGGTTTTAGCAGGGTGGCGCAGAGAGCTGGGGTCAGGATGACTGCCACCAGCACCGACAGAGCCATGGCCGAGACGATGGTGATGGAGAACTGCCGGTAGATAACCCCGGTGGAACCGCTGAAAAAGGCCATGGGGACAAAAACCGCCGACAGCACCAGGGCGATGCCAACCAGGGCGCCGATGATCTGGTCCATGGACTTGATGGTCGCTTCCCGCGGCGGCAGGCCCTCCTCCGTCATGATGCGCTCGACGTTCTCCACCACGACGATGGCGTCGTCCACCAGCAGGCCGATGGCCAGCACCATGGCGAACATGGTCAGGGTATTGATGGAGAAGCCCGCGGCCGCCAGCACGCCGAAGGTGCCGAGCAGCACCACCGGCACGGCGATGGTGGGGATGAGGGTGGCGCGGATGTTCTGCAGAAAGAGAAACATGACGACGAAGACCAGGAAGACGGCCTCGATGAGGGTGCGCACCACCTCTTCGATGGAAATCTTGACGAAGGGGGTGGTGTCGTAGGGATAGACGACCTTCATCCCCTGCGGAAAGAACCCGGACAGCTCCACCATCTTCTCTTTGATGCGCTCGGCCGTATCGAGGGCATTGGCACCGGCGGCCAGCTTGATCCCCAGTCCGGCGGCCGGGCTCCCTTTGTAGCGGGCCAGAATGTCGTAGTTTTCGGTGCCGATGGCCACCTCAGCCACGTCCTTCAGGCGGACGGTCGAGCCGTCGGCGTTGGTCCGCAGCACAATGGCCTCAAACTGTTCCGGCGTCTGCAGAAGGGTTCTGGCCGTTATGGTGGCATTGAGCTGCTGCCCCGCCACGGCCGGCAAGCCGCCGAACTGGCCGGCGGATACCTGGGCGTTCTGCGCCTGCAGCGCCGTCACCACATCTGCCGGGATCAGCTTGTAATTGGTCAGCTTGGTCGGGTTGAGCCAGATGCGCATGGCGTTCTGGGAACCGAAGAGCTGCACCTCGCCGACCCCTTCGAGGCGGCTGAGAATATCCTGGATATTGGAGACGGCATAGTCGGCGAGGTCGTAGCGGGTCATGGAGCCATCCTCCGAGACCAGGCCGACAATCAGCAGAAAGTTGCGCGTCGACTTGACGACCGAGATGCCCTGGCGCTGGACCACTTCGGGCAGCAGGGGTGTCGCCAGCTGCAGCTTGTTCTGGACCTGCACCTGGGCCAGATTGGGGTCGGTGCCGGCCTTGAAGGTCAGCGTCACCGTGCCCAGGCCGGCCGAGTCGCTGTTGGAGGCCATGTAAATCAGGTTGTCGATCCCGTTCATCTTCTGTTCGATGATCTGGGTGACCGTGTCCTGCACCGTCTGGGCCGAGGCCCCCGGATAGACGGCGTTGATGGATATCTGCGGCGGCGCGATGGAAGGGTACTGCGAAACCGGCAGCGTCTTGATCGCCAGCAGGCCGGCCAGCATGATGATAATTGCTATGACCCAGGCAAATATGGGTCGGTCTATGAAAAATCGGGCCATGTGGAACTCCTTTAGTTGCCGGGGACCGTGTTTTGAGGGGCTGCATCAGGGGTGACATAGGGAACCGTTTTGACGGACGTTCCCGGTCTCGCCTTCTGAATACCTTCCATAATCACACGATCGCCTGCCTGCAGGCCCTTTTCCACCAGCCATTGATCGCCCATGGTGCGATTCACTTCGATGATCCGAGGAGCAACTTTGTCTTCCGCTGTAACCACAAAAACCATGGCGTTACCAGCGGGGTTGCGGGTCACCGCCCGCTGCGGCACCATTATGGCCTGTTCTTTTACCCCCTCAAGAACGATGGCCCGGACAAAAAGACCGGGCAGCAGAGTCTGCTCGGGGTTGGGAAAGAGGGTGCGTAACGTCACCGAACCCGTGCTTTCCTCTACGGTTACCTCGGAGAACTTCAGGGTTCCAGCCAGCGGGTAGGGGGTGCCATCCTCCAGCATCAGCTTCACTTCGGCCTGGCGGGGATCACCTTCCTGGACCAGTCCACCGGCAATCTGACGTTTGAGACTCAGCAGCTCGGCCGCCGATTGGGTCACATCGACATACATGGGGTCAAGCTGCCGGATGGTGGCCAGAGGCGCGGCCTGACTGGCGGTGACCAAAGCGCCGGTGGTGACGGAAGAGCGGCCGATTCGGCCCGCAATCGGCGCCTTTATCTGTGTGTAGTTCAGGTTGATGCGGGCTCGCTCCACCGCGGCCCTGGCCGCTTCAATCTCAGCCTGGGCGCTTTTCATCGCCGAACGTGTATCATCGTAGTCCTGCTGGCTGACCGCCTTCATGTCGACCAGCTCCCGATACCGCTCTTCCCGCAGCTGCAAGGCCTCGAAATTGGCTTCGGCCTGGGCAAGGGATGCTTGGGCGCTGTTGTATTCCGCCTGGTGGACAGCCGGATCGATCTGGTACAACACCTGCCCCGCCTTCACCTCGGAGCCTTCGGTGAAGAGCCGTTTCTGGATGATGCCACCCACCTGGGGGCGCACCTCAGCAATGAGACGGGGAGCTGTGCGGCCCGGCAGTTCCGTAGTCAAGGTTACGGTCTCTTCTTTCACCGTCAGTACCGACACCTCCGGGGCCGGTCTGGCACCCTGGGGCCCGGCCGGCCCATTTTTTTCGCACCCGGCCAGCAGCAGCCCGGCAATGAGGAGCCCTGTCAATGTTATGATCGTTCTTCTGAAACTGGTTCGCATAAACACCTCTATCCTTGTCCTAAATGATATTGAGTAACTTGCCGGCGAGCCGATGGCGCCATCGCCGCTGTTAAGATTTGACTCGTTCCTCTGCCTCCGCGGCTGGCGTCTTCACCGCATCCCAACAGGCCTTGATCGTTTCGTCGATAACCGGTCGTCCAACGGTAAAAACCCAAGCACATGGTCGCGGGCCACAGACAGAATGGGGCCGAAAGCCAGGGCCAGCAGGATGGACAGCGGCAGGTCTTTCAGCAGCTTTTTTGAGACGCCTTCGTCAAAGAGATGCAGGCAGACATCCCGCTCCTGCCGGCGCACCAACAGCCGTTCCCGACGAAAGGCAACCCCATAGGGGGAGTTGTGAAACTGTTCCACGTAGCGGAAATCAAGGGGGTTTTCGGTAAAATATTTCAGCAGAGCCTTGAGCAGGTGGAAAAAACGTTCCCGGAAAGGCTGGTTCACGTCATAACCGGCGGTGATAACCGGATTGACGCGGTTTTCCACTTCCTGATAAAGTTCGGTGATCAACACATCCTTGTTCGCAAAATAACGATAGATCGTGCCGGCCCCCACCTTGGCCTGCTCGGCGATGAGGGCCATGGGCGTGCCGTGGTATCCCCGCTCGGCGATCAGCTCAAGGGCGGCCCTGACGATCTCTTCCCGTTTGTCTGTCTTGGTCATGTCCTGTCCTGTCCTTGATCCGGAATGAATAATCATTCCATTTTATAGAAAAGGCGAGAAAACGTCCAGCATTTTTTACGGCCCAAGATAAAAAGATTAAAAGGATGGCTTCCCTGTTAGCACAAAAGTGAAAAGGCGGCGGATATAATCACCCGCCGCCCTTTTCGTCAAGCATGCTGAAAACCCTGACTAAGCTCAGGCTTTTTTGTCACTCAGACGGGCCAGGGCCTCATCGGCGGTCTGATCGTAACGAGCTCGTTCCTTTGCTGCCATATCCTTCAGACCCTGGGCGATTTCGGGATATTTGAGGGCCAGGATACGGGCCGCCATGATAGCGGCGTTACGGGAACCATCGATGGCCACCGTCGCCACCGGTACGCCCGGGGGCATCTGCACGGTAGAGAGGAGGCTGTCCCAGCCGGAGAGGGGACCGTTGCCCAGGGGCAAGCCGATGACCGGCAGCTGGGTATGACCAGCGATCACGCCGGCCAGGTGGGCGGCCACACCGGCACAGCCGATAAGGACCTCAACCCCCTCGGCGTGGGCGCGGTCGAGGTAGGCGAAAACCTTGTCGGGGGTGCGGTGGGCCGAAGCGACGACAATTTCGCTGCGAATACCCAGCTCATCGAGGGTGTCCCGCACCTTGACCACCTTGGGCAGATCGTTGGGACTGCCGGTAAGGATGCCGACGAGAACCTTGTCCTTGGGTGAAGCCGTTCCTGCTTTAGTCACTTTACAATCTCCTTTGTTGGGGGAGGCCGACAAGGCCACCACGACATACCGTTCAAGAATGCATCTGCCTGTCAAACACAAATAAAAACAAAAGACCTTTATTCACATCACTTCGGTTCGTGGTGTGAATAAAGGTCTTGCAAATTCCGATCAAAGATCGCAACCCCGCGCCCGGGTGACTGGCACCGTATTGACGAATCGCGGGCCGGCTCTTTTCCAGCCGGAAGCTACTCCCCTTTAAAGGCAAAAATATTATTGGACGTGCGGGCCCATGTCAATAGAAATAGGCACCTATGCAACGACTTCTTTACCCTATGGTTACCTGCCGGGTCTCTTCCCACAGCCCATGGAGATTACAGAACTCACGGGCCCTGAGGGTGGCCGGTCCCTCCACAGTGATAAAAAAGGTGACCTTGGGAGCATTCTGGCCTGGCGTCAACGTGGCCCTGCCGGCCGGCTTGTCGTCGACGAACAGCTCAACATAGTCGATGTAATGTTCCTTGACCATGGGATGGATGACTTCCCCCACCGTGATCGTCACCGGGAAGGGCACTCCCTTGGTCAGGCGCTCCGGCACCTCGATTACCGGCACATGCTTCTGTTCGGACAAGGATTTGTTGGCTGGATCTTTGGCCGTGAAGACATGCATCTCTGACTCGGCGGCGCGCACACTGGGAACACCCATGAAAAGACCAGCAGCCAAAACCGTCGAACCCGTCAGCAGAAACTCCCGTCGCTTCACATCAGCACCCATATGCTTGCCTCCTTTTAGTTATATTTAGGAACTATATCCGGCTTTGCAATTCTTGCAAGAGACGGCTGCCCTGTCTGGGGCGATTTCACTTGCTCCTGCACAAGAAGGTATTATATATTGAAAGTCCTATCTTATGGAGGAGCCTTATGGAAATACTCAGTATCCTCGGCATTGTTGCCATCTGGTACGTCGTCAACAAGTGGGTTTTGCCCAAGATGGGCGTCCAAACCTGACTGTCCGACAGTTGCAGCCTTCCGGTCCGGAAGGAAGAAGAAAAAAAAGAAAACCAATAATTCTCGTATCTGTGCATTCAGCCCCCCGGAAAGACCATTCCGGCGGGGCTGATTTTTTTTGCAAACAAAAGGGCCACCCCGGTTGGGCGGCCCTTTTGTTTGCTCGGTGTTCTTGATCGGTTTTATTTGCTCCGGGCCCACTTGGGGTTGACCATCGGATCCCCTTTGTAGCCCAGCGCTTTCCAGTTCAGGCGGCCGTTGTCTCCATGACAGTCGAGGCAGTTGAGGGCTTCGCTGGCCGGAGAGACCATGTGGTTGAGACGCCAGTACATGCGGGTCTCGATAAAGTCGACCTCACCGCTGAAGGGCAGTCCTGCCGCCTTCATGCCGATTTCGGCCGAGCGCTTCCAGTCGAAGGTGGTCCAGTAACCATCGTCGCCGATCTGATGGACGGCCAGCAGGGTTTTGTTGACAGGGTCAAAGGCCTGTTTGCCGCCCATCACCTTGAAGGGATAAATGCGGGCCTTTTTGTCCTTGATGGTCGACGTCGGTCCAGCCACCATCAGCACTTTGTTCGGATCCTTGATCTTCTGGCCGCGTACATGGTTGATGGCCTCGCCCGTCTCAAACCAGGCATACTCGGGTTGAACCATTTTGCCGTACTTCATGTCCCCCTTTTTCTTCACATACAGGGGCAGACCGTATTTATCCTTGATGATATCACGGCTGTCATCGCCGGCGGTCGACCAGTCCCACCAGATTTTGGTCGGAATCTCTTTGGCATAATACGGAATGTGGCAGGTCTGACAGGCGATGTTGGCCGCGTGATCGTTGAGACGGCTTTCCTGGTGGACAGCACCGGCGTGGCAATCTTCGCAGCGGAGCTGGCTGGCGGCACCCGGAGAGACGCCGAGGGAATTACCAGGGATGACATGGTTTTTGGTCACATGGCAGGACTGGCAGGAAAAGTCCTGGCCGTCGAGACCCATGTGGATGTCGGTCTTGCTTTCAGGATAGGACATGGAGGAATCGAGGTCGCCGTGCTTGACAGCATCACCACCGCCGCCGTAGAAGTGGCAGGCACCGCAGTTGTCACGTACGGGTGCGCCGACATTCTGAGCAATCCGCAGCAGGTTAAGGCCTTCGGCGGGCCAGCCGGCATCGCCCTTGACGTAAGTGCCTGTCGTGTCGTGGCAGACCAGACAGTCCACCCTGGTCTTATCGCTGAAATCGAAACTGTCGTCCTCGAAACCGTAACCGGCATGGCAACGGTTGCACGAAGTCTCGTTACTTTTAATCTGGGTGCAGTAGTTATTGAGCACATTGCGCTTGCCGGCGGCTACTTTTTTCCCGTCAATCTCCTGTTCGAGGGCCCAGGTCCAGTGACTGGTCTTCATGAAGTCTTCGGCCTGCTGCTCATGGCAGTCCAGGCAGACCCTGGTGACATCTGGCCCTGTTTTGAATTCCCCTTGAACATATTCGGTGTGAGGATTGGCGGCCAGGGCTGCTCCTCCCCATAAACCCAGAATCAAAAATAACGCCAAAATCCTTTTCAACTGTCGCATGCATCGACCTCCTTGGAATATTGCTTATAGTGTGAACCCTCTAACCGCAGCAAATTGGATGCCATTTTTTCTGAAGATATCAATCGGCGAAGAAAGACCTGAGGTCACCCCTTTTTGGGGGGTAGTTTCAATCCTTCGACCTGGAGCACAGGGCCCTGTCGATGGGCGCGAAATGACC
Protein-coding regions in this window:
- a CDS encoding efflux RND transporter periplasmic adaptor subunit, with the translated sequence MRTSFRRTIITLTGLLIAGLLLAGCEKNGPAGPQGARPAPEVSVLTVKEETVTLTTELPGRTAPRLIAEVRPQVGGIIQKRLFTEGSEVKAGQVLYQIDPAVHQAEYNSAQASLAQAEANFEALQLREERYRELVDMKAVSQQDYDDTRSAMKSAQAEIEAARAAVERARINLNYTQIKAPIAGRIGRSSVTTGALVTASQAAPLATIRQLDPMYVDVTQSAAELLSLKRQIAGGLVQEGDPRQAEVKLMLEDGTPYPLAGTLKFSEVTVEESTGSVTLRTLFPNPEQTLLPGLFVRAIVLEGVKEQAIMVPQRAVTRNPAGNAMVFVVTAEDKVAPRIIEVNRTMGDQWLVEKGLQAGDRVIMEGIQKARPGTSVKTVPYVTPDAAPQNTVPGN
- the purE gene encoding 5-(carboxyamino)imidazole ribonucleotide mutase; protein product: MTKAGTASPKDKVLVGILTGSPNDLPKVVKVRDTLDELGIRSEIVVASAHRTPDKVFAYLDRAHAEGVEVLIGCAGVAAHLAGVIAGHTQLPVIGLPLGNGPLSGWDSLLSTVQMPPGVPVATVAIDGSRNAAIMAARILALKYPEIAQGLKDMAAKERARYDQTADEALARLSDKKA
- a CDS encoding class II SORL domain-containing protein, which translates into the protein MGADVKRREFLLTGSTVLAAGLFMGVPSVRAAESEMHVFTAKDPANKSLSEQKHVPVIEVPERLTKGVPFPVTITVGEVIHPMVKEHYIDYVELFVDDKPAGRATLTPGQNAPKVTFFITVEGPATLRAREFCNLHGLWEETRQVTIG
- a CDS encoding efflux RND transporter permease subunit, with the translated sequence MARFFIDRPIFAWVIAIIIMLAGLLAIKTLPVSQYPSIAPPQISINAVYPGASAQTVQDTVTQIIEQKMNGIDNLIYMASNSDSAGLGTVTLTFKAGTDPNLAQVQVQNKLQLATPLLPEVVQRQGISVVKSTRNFLLIVGLVSEDGSMTRYDLADYAVSNIQDILSRLEGVGEVQLFGSQNAMRIWLNPTKLTNYKLIPADVVTALQAQNAQVSAGQFGGLPAVAGQQLNATITARTLLQTPEQFEAIVLRTNADGSTVRLKDVAEVAIGTENYDILARYKGSPAAGLGIKLAAGANALDTAERIKEKMVELSGFFPQGMKVVYPYDTTPFVKISIEEVVRTLIEAVFLVFVVMFLFLQNIRATLIPTIAVPVVLLGTFGVLAAAGFSINTLTMFAMVLAIGLLVDDAIVVVENVERIMTEEGLPPREATIKSMDQIIGALVGIALVLSAVFVPMAFFSGSTGVIYRQFSITIVSAMALSVLVAVILTPALCATLLKPVAKGHVAADSGWFKGFFRWFNKWFDRSNNMYQSLVGRMLRRTGRFMVIYGLIVVVMAWLFLRMPTAFLPEEDQGIIMVQLQLPAGATQARTMEVIKQVEHHFLEKEGEAIDSLMTVAGFSFAGRGQNMGIAFIRLKDWELRQDPALKAPAIAGRAMGAFSQIKDAMVFAFVPPAVMELGNANGFDFQLQDRGGLGHEKLMAARNQLLGMAMQSPNLVAVRPNGQDDTPQYKLDVDDVRAGALGIPLAQINSLLATAWGSSYVNDFIQNGRVKRVYVQGAPQYRMLPEDIGSWYARNNRGEMVPFSAFSTAHWQYGSPRLERYNGMPSIQIMGQAAPGVSSGEAMSQMEALAAQLPPGIGYEWTGLSYEERLAGAQAPALYAISLLVVFLCLAALYESWAVPFSVMLVVPLGIIGAVVAATSRGYSNDVYFQIAILTTIGLSSKNAILIVEFAKEEMERGMGLVEATLEAVRLRLRPILMTSLAFFFGVLPLALNTGAGSGAQNAMGTAVNGAMVTATVLAIFFVPVFFVTIRRLFKAKPAPTKEGH
- a CDS encoding TetR/AcrR family transcriptional regulator, with translation MTKTDKREEIVRAALELIAERGYHGTPMALIAEQAKVGAGTIYRYFANKDVLITELYQEVENRVNPVITAGYDVNQPFRERFFHLLKALLKYFTENPLDFRYVEQFHNSPYGVAFRRERLLVRRQERDVCLHLFDEGVSKKLLKDLPLSILLALAFGPILSVARDHVLGFLPLDDRLSTKRSRPVGMR